The region GCTACGAGGGAAAATAAGCGCATCTTTCTGGTTAGCAGTTTAGGAAAAGGTGAAACAAGCCAACAGGGTTGAAGTTAGCCTACGTGCTGATGCTTCAAAGGGAAAATCGCCCTTTTGTAAATGTTAGTTCCACGTTGACGTCCACACTCATTTCTATTCCGAAGAGAACCGACCTGCCTGCCGCAAGGTACAGGGCAATTTCATTTGCAATTCCACAACTACCTACATCCTTTCCCAAACCTGCAGCATTGCGCAGGGTACAACGACAGTGGCGGGTTAAATAAATATCTCGGGATATCGTTTCTCACTGTCCCCACTCCCACTGAAACTAGCCTCCTGTGAGTAGGTGATGTCTGAAATGCCCTTGAGAGGTCCTGCCGTCCGGACATTTCTGCGCGTACGTATTTGAATTCGCCCCATGCGACTTACCGTACGGACAGGGAGGTGTTTTGATGTTTCGCAAATCTTTAACCCGAGCCCAACTTCAAGAATCGCGACGCCGCAAGAGCAATGTGCACATGGACTTTCAAGGAGCTCAAGCTGGCTTAGAAGAACGGTTGCCGCCTCACGTATGTATCTTGCTTTCTCGATTTTTCCAACCCTTTCAACTCTGCAAAATCAGATCTAATTACTTGAAAACTTGCAGTTTCTATTCATTGCACCAAGTGCAAATAATCCCTGTCCTCTGAGCGTGCACACTATCCATACCAAACGATCTTTGCCAGCCTCAACCGCTGCCGCACTGGCTAGTTTACAGATAGCCCTGCAAGACACGAACGTTGGCCAAAAAATCCGATACATCAGCAATTCAGAATGAGCAATTACGAGAAGTCTCCAACAATTGACTGCGGCAATGAATCACACGCCAGCGGCAGCACAATATTGGAGCCGCGTCGACCTCCTCAAACCGGTGCTCCGAGCAACCTGCCAGGAAACATAATCCAATCAAATTCAGCCGACGAAAAGTCAAAAGGACCTCCAAATGGAGGTTTAGTTGCTTGGACTCAGGTTCTTTGTGGATTTATGCTGTTTTTCAACACCTTTGGCCTCCTCACATCCTTTGGTGTCTTCCAGACTTACTACGAATCAGAGGCTATTTTCAACCATTCATCTTCAGACATATCGTGGATCGGATCCGTGCAGGCATTTCTCGTTCAGTTCTGTGGGCTCATTTCAGGTCCAGTCTATGATAGAGGTTATCTCCGTTCTCTCCTCTGCGCTGGATGTTTTCTCCTCGTCTTTGGACACATGATGCTCAGTCTAGCCAACACCTATTGGCAAATTATACTCTCCCAGGGAATATGTATAGGTATTGGAATGGGGTGCCTATATGTCCCTTCAATATCAATACTGCCATCTTACTTCAGCACCAGGTTGGGCTTGGCAATCGGTGTTGCCTCGTCTGGCAGCTCTTTAGGCGGTGTCATATATCCCATCGTTATGCACCGGCTATTAGAAAACATTGGCTTCCCATGGGCAGTTCGTGTTATGGGATTTATTGCTCTCGCTACCATGACAATTCCCATATCCTTAATGAGGATACGTCTTAAGCCAGCAAAGGCGCGAGCCCTAATTGACCCAGCTGCGTTCACAGACTGGCCATATATTTGGTTTACA is a window of Pochonia chlamydosporia 170 chromosome 5, whole genome shotgun sequence DNA encoding:
- a CDS encoding MFS monocarboxylate transporter (similar to Aspergillus oryzae RIB40 XP_001818919.1), yielding MSNYEKSPTIDCGNESHASGSTILEPRRPPQTGAPSNLPGNIIQSNSADEKSKGPPNGGLVAWTQVLCGFMLFFNTFGLLTSFGVFQTYYESEAIFNHSSSDISWIGSVQAFLVQFCGLISGPVYDRGYLRSLLCAGCFLLVFGHMMLSLANTYWQIILSQGICIGIGMGCLYVPSISILPSYFSTRLGLAIGVASSGSSLGGVIYPIVMHRLLENIGFPWAVRVMGFIALATMTIPISLMRIRLKPAKARALIDPAAFTDWPYIWFTVATMIGFMGITAFQFYFSFYAKANKLTSSDLAFDLVPIYNAVSAIGRIVPNAISDKTGLFNILAPGVLLTGVVYYCSMAVHEKGPMIGVTILGGFFLGLLTALPPVCFAALVKDKSKIGTRIGMGTATIAFGLLVGGPGAGGILRGQEPLNWSGLWSFAGTAMVISGIMYVLLRIHRSGFKLLVKA